Proteins encoded in a region of the Oscillospiraceae bacterium genome:
- a CDS encoding NADPH-dependent FMN reductase, with the protein MVKPKILAIAGSLRKDSYNKQLALAAKEAVGVRAEFELLDFADVPLFNEDIEFPAPLSVKRVREQVKAADAIWFFSPEYNHFFSGVLKNLIDWLSRDTEEDSDLLSGKPTAISGASLGMGGTVTAQDHLVTLISFLDMDVMNYPRLTIPRVSKQADGNGILKLTDSAPFLQEQADMFLAFIERRLK; encoded by the coding sequence ATGGTGAAACCGAAAATTCTCGCAATCGCAGGATCGCTGCGTAAAGACTCTTATAATAAACAGCTGGCGCTGGCGGCCAAAGAAGCCGTCGGCGTTCGGGCTGAATTTGAACTGCTCGATTTTGCCGACGTGCCGTTATTCAACGAGGACATCGAGTTCCCTGCCCCGCTGAGTGTAAAGCGGGTTCGCGAACAGGTCAAAGCGGCCGATGCCATCTGGTTTTTTTCGCCCGAATACAACCACTTTTTTTCGGGTGTGCTCAAAAACCTGATCGACTGGCTGTCGCGGGATACCGAGGAAGATAGCGATTTGCTCTCGGGAAAACCGACGGCCATCAGCGGTGCATCACTCGGCATGGGCGGCACCGTCACCGCGCAGGATCACCTCGTCACATTGATCAGCTTTCTCGACATGGACGTGATGAATTACCCTCGTCTGACGATTCCGCGGGTCTCAAAACAAGCGGATGGTAACGGCATCTTGAAGCTGACCGACAGCGCACCGTTTTTGCAAGAGCAGGCCGACATGTTTCTGGCGTTCATCGAACGCCGTTTGAAATGA
- a CDS encoding inorganic pyrophosphatase — translation MNNTKFWAALDKLVEESEIVIDRPKGTAHPRYPDFIYPVDYGYLKNTSSMDGGGIDVWAGTDPQRKIDAVMCIVDLMKRDSEIKILIGCTEEEKALVYRTHNETEFMKGVMIRR, via the coding sequence ATGAACAACACGAAATTCTGGGCGGCGCTTGATAAGCTGGTCGAGGAGTCGGAGATTGTGATTGACCGCCCCAAGGGCACGGCACACCCGCGTTATCCCGATTTCATCTACCCGGTCGATTACGGCTATCTGAAAAACACCTCGTCGATGGACGGCGGCGGGATTGACGTTTGGGCCGGCACCGATCCCCAACGCAAAATCGACGCTGTCATGTGCATTGTCGACCTGATGAAACGTGACAGTGAGATCAAGATTTTAATCGGCTGCACCGAGGAAGAAAAAGCGCTTGTCTACCGGACACACAACGAGACCGAGTTTATGAAGGGCGTTATGATTCG